Proteins encoded by one window of Lathyrus oleraceus cultivar Zhongwan6 chromosome 1, CAAS_Psat_ZW6_1.0, whole genome shotgun sequence:
- the LOC127128813 gene encoding uncharacterized protein At3g49140: protein MMIIDPPIVARFHLASAATRFSSVTLHNNRSMWNAEDVNGGLGYAASYRLACSCGFDAPWIGSKKYSGTPFTRRNKLVKNRIRVSSEHPGSDQEPVKKNEKSSYHPFEEIAASTLENSGDDRLTAAEISRTVIEVNSKATMVFSTFINDEFHENIVWPDLPYLADEHGNIYFQAKNGEDILQSLTSENNFVQVIIGVDTMEMISEMDLSGPSEIDFGIEEIDDQDTDDLDSSDEEVEDENEDENEDYDSEWLDVLSDEDEQEDDDETLADWAKLETMRFSHPMDFAKKLAEIASDDPIDWMEQPPACVVFQGVLRPAFIEENSPIQKHLSANQSSDAEISKVTENKEENIGAINGHEHNIEPSEDNASPQVENNGNSDIPSDETSFYRLEMVKIQVFSAHGHPIVLELEDYAKAQPDAIARSSSKIISHLKAGGEKTLLALKSLCCRSKGIKVEEAQLICVDSLGFDIRVCSETQVQTLRFGFKKRATSEYSAERQLNDLLFPRNHPKQPKTKQAHQNEC from the exons ATGATGATAATCGATCCTCCTATCGTCGCGCGCTTCCACCTCGCCTCCGCCGCCACTCGCTTTTCCTCCGTCACACTAC ATAATAACCGTTCAATGTGGAATGCGGAGGATGTCAATGGGGGATTAGGTTATGCAGCATCGTACCGGCTCGCATGCAGCTGTGGTTTCGATGCTCCTTG GATAGGAAGTAAAAAGTATTCGGGCACTCCATTTACAAGAAGAAACAAACTTGTGAAGAATAGAATTCGAGTATCATCAGAACATCCTGGCTCAGATCAGGAGCCGGTAAAGAAAAATGAGAAGTCATCCTATCACCCATTTGAGGAAATAGCTGCCTCGACATTGGAGAATAGTGGAGATGATAGACTTACTGCAGCAGAAATAAGTAGAACTGTTATTGAG GTTAACAGCAAAGCAACAATGGTGTTCTCAACTTTCATTAATGATGAATTTCATGAAAATATTGTTTGGCCAGATTTGCCTTATTTGGCTGATGAACATGGAA ATATATATTTTCAAGCAAAGAATGGTGAAGATATTTTGCAGTCCCTAACTTCAGAAAATAATTTTGTG CAAGTCATAATTGGTGTGGATACCATGGAAATGATCTCTGAGATGGACTTATCAGGTCCATCAGAAATTGACTTTGGGATTGAGGAAATTGATGATCAAGATACTGATGATTTAGATAGCAGCGATGAAGAAGTCGAAGATGAAAATGAAGACGAGAATGAGGATTATGACTCG GAATGGCTCGATGTTCTTTCAGATGAGGATGAGCAAGAAGATGACGATGAAACACTTGCAGACTGGGCAAAATTGGAGACAATGCGATTTTCTCATCCAATGGATTTTGCTAAAAAATTGGCTGAG ATTGCTTCAGATGATCCAATTGATTGGATGGAGCAGCCTCCAGCTTGTGTAGTCTTCCAAGGGGTTCTAAGACCTGCATTTATTGAAGAAAATTCTCCAATTCAGAAGCATCTATCTGCCAATCAGTCCAGTGATGCTGAAATTAGTAAAGTCACAGAAAATAAAGAGGAAAATATTGGTGCGATAAATGGTCATGAGCACAATATAGAGCCATCTGAAGATAATGCATCACCACAGGTGGAAAATAATGGAAATAGTGATATCCCTTCTGATGAGACTTCCTTTTACAGATTGGAGATGGTTAAGATTCAAGTGTTTTCTGCACATGGACATCCT ATTGTCCTTGAATTAGAAGACTATGCGAAAGCTCAACCCGATGCTATTGCAAGGTCATCTTCCAAAATTATATCTCATTTGAAAGCTGGTGGAGAAAAGACCTTGCTAGCCCTTAAGTCTCTCTGTTGTAGAAGCAAGGGTATTAAAGTGGAG GAAGCACAACTTATCTGCGTGGACTCTCTTGGGTTTGACATAAGGGTTTGTTCAGAAACTCAAGTTCAAACACTGAGATTTGGATTCAAGAAAAGG GCTACGTCAGAATACAGTGCTGAGAGACAACTCAATGATTTACTATTTCCAAGAAATCACCCAAAGCAACCAAAAACGAAGCAAGCGCATCAAAATGAATGCTAA